Proteins encoded in a region of the Podarcis muralis chromosome 2, rPodMur119.hap1.1, whole genome shotgun sequence genome:
- the LOC114592465 gene encoding uncharacterized protein LOC114592465 isoform X1: MNSLATFPFTDTAVASDQHCGISLHYSGEEVATMHPAKGSMSFEGVSLHFTDEEWFLLDPGQRALYKEVMMEIYEMVASVGDVWRILAEGDPSEGPPERAEEQQKLRIQDGTNRQEGRRTQKTGTEPTASQVNENQIPHTGDKPKECLEGGKNFSDRAYLIFHKRDHTTEKPYKCPECGKSFSRKEHLSLHQRIHTGEKPHKCRECGKSFRHNDSLTRHQRIHTGEKPYKCLECGKSFIQCSVLTRHKRTHTGDKPYRCWECGKSFSDNGTLTRHQRTHTQDKPYRCLECGKNFSCIKSLTFHKRRHAGRKAYECSECGKSFSVHSQLKRHMRIHTGEKPYKCLECGKSFSRSGHLLQHRGTHTGEKPYKCLACDKCFSQSVHLTQHLKTHTGEKPYKCSECEKSFSQNSHLTIHKRTHTGEKPYRCLECGKSFTVSSSLSKHQRIHTGYKPYECLVCGKNFSRLDSLTFHKKRHSGEKPYKCWECGKNFSGSLTQHLRTHTGEKPYKCSECDKSFSQSGHLTQHLRTHTGEKPYKCSVCEKSFSGSLTQHLRTHTGEKPYKCLKCEKSFSQSGHLTQHLRTHTGEKPYNCLECGKNFTYRYSLNSHQIIHRSEIS, encoded by the exons ATGAATTCTTTGGCGACCTTCCCTTTCACAGACACTGCAGTGGCATCAGACCAACATTGTGGAATTTCCCTACATTACTCAGGAGAAGAGGTGGCCACCATGCATCCAGCTAAG GGATCAATGAGCTTTGAAGGGGTGTCCTTGCATTTCACTGACGAGGAATGGTTCCTGCTGGATCCAGGCCAAAGAGCGCTGTACAAGGAAGTCATGATGGAGATTTATGAGATGGTGGCTTCTGTAG GAGATGTTTGGAGGATCCTGGCTGAGGGGGACCCATCTGAAGGGCCGCCTGAAAGAGCTGAGGAGCAACAGAAGTTACGGATTCAAGATGGAACCAACAGACAAGAGGGCAGACGAACGCAGAAGACGGGAACCGAACCCACTGCTTCTCAGGTTAACGAAAATCAGATACCACACACAGGAGACAAACCTAAAGAATGTTTGGAgggtggaaagaacttcagtgacAGAGCCTACCTTATTTTTCATAAAAGAGATCATACAAcagaaaaaccatataaatgcccggagtgtggaaaaagcttcagtcggaAAGAACACCTTAGtctgcatcaaagaattcatacgggcGAGAAACCTCATAAATGcagggagtgtggaaagagcttcaggcacaATGACTCCCTCACTaggcatcaaagaattcatactggggagaaaccttataaatgtttggaatgtggaaagagctttattcaGTGTAGCGTGCTCACAAGACATAAAAGAACCCATACAGGGGATAAACCTTATAGATGctgggagtgtggaaagagctttagtgacaaTGGCACCCTTACTcgccatcaaagaactcacacacAGGACAAACCTTATAGATGTTTGGAGTGCGGAAAGAACTTCAGCTGCATAAAGTCCCTTACTTTTCATAAAAGAAGACATGCAGGGAGAAAAGCATATGAATgctcggaatgtggaaagagctttagtgtgCATAGCCAGCTCAAAAGACACAtgagaatccatacaggggagaaaccttataaatgtttggagtgtggaaagagtttcagccgGAGTGGCCACCTTTTGCAACACCGaggaactcatacaggggaaaaaccttatAAATGCTTGGCGTGTGACAAGTGTTTCAGTCAGAGTGTTCACCTTACTCAGCATCTAAaaactcatacaggggaaaaaccttatAAGTGTTCAGAGTGTGAAAAGAGTTTCAGTCAGAATAGTCACCTCACCATACATAAAAGAacacatacaggggagaaaccttatagatgtttggagtgcggaaagagcttcacagTTAGTTCGTCCCTTTctaaacatcaaagaattcatacagggtaCAAACCTTATGAATGTTTggtgtgtggaaagaacttcagtcgcCTAGATTCCCTTACTTTTCACAAAAAAAGGcattcaggggagaaaccttataaatgctgggagtgtggaaagaacttcagtggcTCCCTTACTCAACATctaagaactcatacaggggaaaaaccttatAAATGTTCGGAGTGTGACAAGAGTTTTAGTCAGAGTGGTCACCTTACCCAACACCTAAGaactcatactggggagaaaccttatAAGTGCTCGgtgtgtgaaaagagcttcagtggCTCCCTTACTCAGCATctaagaactcatacaggggaaaaaccttatAAATGTTTGAAGTGTGAGAAGAGTTTTAGTCAGAGTGGTCACCTTACTCAACATCTGAGAACTCATACCGGGGAGAAACCTTATAATTGCTTGGAGTGTGGCAAGAACTTCACCTACAGATATTCCCTTAACTCACATCAAATAATCCATAGAAGTGAAATATCTTAA
- the LOC114592465 gene encoding uncharacterized protein LOC114592465 isoform X2, with protein MHPAKGSMSFEGVSLHFTDEEWFLLDPGQRALYKEVMMEIYEMVASVGDVWRILAEGDPSEGPPERAEEQQKLRIQDGTNRQEGRRTQKTGTEPTASQVNENQIPHTGDKPKECLEGGKNFSDRAYLIFHKRDHTTEKPYKCPECGKSFSRKEHLSLHQRIHTGEKPHKCRECGKSFRHNDSLTRHQRIHTGEKPYKCLECGKSFIQCSVLTRHKRTHTGDKPYRCWECGKSFSDNGTLTRHQRTHTQDKPYRCLECGKNFSCIKSLTFHKRRHAGRKAYECSECGKSFSVHSQLKRHMRIHTGEKPYKCLECGKSFSRSGHLLQHRGTHTGEKPYKCLACDKCFSQSVHLTQHLKTHTGEKPYKCSECEKSFSQNSHLTIHKRTHTGEKPYRCLECGKSFTVSSSLSKHQRIHTGYKPYECLVCGKNFSRLDSLTFHKKRHSGEKPYKCWECGKNFSGSLTQHLRTHTGEKPYKCSECDKSFSQSGHLTQHLRTHTGEKPYKCSVCEKSFSGSLTQHLRTHTGEKPYKCLKCEKSFSQSGHLTQHLRTHTGEKPYNCLECGKNFTYRYSLNSHQIIHRSEIS; from the exons ATGCATCCAGCTAAG GGATCAATGAGCTTTGAAGGGGTGTCCTTGCATTTCACTGACGAGGAATGGTTCCTGCTGGATCCAGGCCAAAGAGCGCTGTACAAGGAAGTCATGATGGAGATTTATGAGATGGTGGCTTCTGTAG GAGATGTTTGGAGGATCCTGGCTGAGGGGGACCCATCTGAAGGGCCGCCTGAAAGAGCTGAGGAGCAACAGAAGTTACGGATTCAAGATGGAACCAACAGACAAGAGGGCAGACGAACGCAGAAGACGGGAACCGAACCCACTGCTTCTCAGGTTAACGAAAATCAGATACCACACACAGGAGACAAACCTAAAGAATGTTTGGAgggtggaaagaacttcagtgacAGAGCCTACCTTATTTTTCATAAAAGAGATCATACAAcagaaaaaccatataaatgcccggagtgtggaaaaagcttcagtcggaAAGAACACCTTAGtctgcatcaaagaattcatacgggcGAGAAACCTCATAAATGcagggagtgtggaaagagcttcaggcacaATGACTCCCTCACTaggcatcaaagaattcatactggggagaaaccttataaatgtttggaatgtggaaagagctttattcaGTGTAGCGTGCTCACAAGACATAAAAGAACCCATACAGGGGATAAACCTTATAGATGctgggagtgtggaaagagctttagtgacaaTGGCACCCTTACTcgccatcaaagaactcacacacAGGACAAACCTTATAGATGTTTGGAGTGCGGAAAGAACTTCAGCTGCATAAAGTCCCTTACTTTTCATAAAAGAAGACATGCAGGGAGAAAAGCATATGAATgctcggaatgtggaaagagctttagtgtgCATAGCCAGCTCAAAAGACACAtgagaatccatacaggggagaaaccttataaatgtttggagtgtggaaagagtttcagccgGAGTGGCCACCTTTTGCAACACCGaggaactcatacaggggaaaaaccttatAAATGCTTGGCGTGTGACAAGTGTTTCAGTCAGAGTGTTCACCTTACTCAGCATCTAAaaactcatacaggggaaaaaccttatAAGTGTTCAGAGTGTGAAAAGAGTTTCAGTCAGAATAGTCACCTCACCATACATAAAAGAacacatacaggggagaaaccttatagatgtttggagtgcggaaagagcttcacagTTAGTTCGTCCCTTTctaaacatcaaagaattcatacagggtaCAAACCTTATGAATGTTTggtgtgtggaaagaacttcagtcgcCTAGATTCCCTTACTTTTCACAAAAAAAGGcattcaggggagaaaccttataaatgctgggagtgtggaaagaacttcagtggcTCCCTTACTCAACATctaagaactcatacaggggaaaaaccttatAAATGTTCGGAGTGTGACAAGAGTTTTAGTCAGAGTGGTCACCTTACCCAACACCTAAGaactcatactggggagaaaccttatAAGTGCTCGgtgtgtgaaaagagcttcagtggCTCCCTTACTCAGCATctaagaactcatacaggggaaaaaccttatAAATGTTTGAAGTGTGAGAAGAGTTTTAGTCAGAGTGGTCACCTTACTCAACATCTGAGAACTCATACCGGGGAGAAACCTTATAATTGCTTGGAGTGTGGCAAGAACTTCACCTACAGATATTCCCTTAACTCACATCAAATAATCCATAGAAGTGAAATATCTTAA